In Thermoplasmatales archaeon, the sequence CATCCTCACTTCTTTTCCCAGAGGAAGAATAGCAATGCTTGCATCTAAGGTTGCATGCCTTCGTCACATCCCAAACTACTTGGTAGGGGGCGCCAGCAGTAAAGGGGCGGCGCACTCCAAAAATTGCTATGCCACGAATTGTTGAGGCTAAGGCTTTTGCCCAGTATGGCTGGCTGAATTTTTCCTTTACTTCTTCCTCACTGACTCCAAAAGCTTGACCTCCTTTCTTTATCAAATTTCCTACCAATTTTTCTGCGAGTTTGCAATAAATGCACGCTTCCTCTCTCTTTCCAACATAAAGCTCAATTGCTATTTCTATCCTGTTCTTTCCATCTTTATTGCAGAATTTGCTGAGTGGCTTCAATATGCTCCTTGTTAGAGGATTTCCTATTGTTTTTTCAAGTATTGCTATTGTTGTTTCTGTTTTCATGCTCCCATCTTTTCAATATATTTTAATGCCTCCTCAATTTTTTGAGCAAGTTTTGAAAATTTTTTTCTATAAGAAATTTTGCCTTTGAAATCATTTGCAATTTCTTTAAGCATGGAAGAAATTTTTCTCATTTCCTGCTCAATTATTTTCACAAAATCTATTTTTGCAGAATAAACAAATTTTCTCTGCTTCCTTACCCTTTCAATATATCCCATCCTTGCAAGACTGTTCAATGAATTTACAGTTGTTGAATATGCATATCCAATTGAATTTGCTATTTCTTCAGCAGTTAAGCCATCTGAAGTCATTAAGGTTGCAAATATTTCAGATTCTATATCTTCAAAACCCCAATATTTAAGCAATCTCTTCAATTTTTCTTTTATTTTTTTCATCATAGTTATGATATTTATGATATTTAAAATTTTTTGTTAAAGTTGTTTTGTGGCACAATTCTAAAACATTGAGATTCAAACAATGGAATAAACATTGATTCCGGTAGCGTATTGGAATTTAATTTCATTCACTATCCATTTAACAGCACTAACTCCCCATATTCTCTTTTGGCTCTTGAAAATGTGGTTTCATTCATCCATCTTTTACCATATTTGTATTTATCTCTCCATCCTTCATATCCAATCTCTTTTCTTTCTCTAACCATTTTAGCTCTCGAAGGAGATTTTCTTGCCCTTG encodes:
- a CDS encoding BlaI/MecI/CopY family transcriptional regulator, giving the protein MKKIKEKLKRLLKYWGFEDIESEIFATLMTSDGLTAEEIANSIGYAYSTTVNSLNSLARMGYIERVRKQRKFVYSAKIDFVKIIEQEMRKISSMLKEIANDFKGKISYRKKFSKLAQKIEEALKYIEKMGA